A genomic stretch from Mycobacterium paraterrae includes:
- a CDS encoding galactokinase: MTVRYSAPGRVNLIGEHTDYNLGWSLPIALPQRTSVVFEPSAADELTVSSDLADDAARIPLTTKPGEVTGWAAYVAGVVWALRAAGHRIPGGVLSISSEVPVGSGLSSSAALECAVLGALCPGIDRLDQARLAQRAENEYVGAPTGLLDQISSLFGARATALLIDFRELTVTQVGFDPSSSGVELLLIDSRERHGHAGGEYAARRLSCERAAADMGVVSLREVNDVAALGRVTDPVDARRARHVLTENQRVLDFVAALRNSDYAAAGRIFTASHASMRDDFAITTPHIDRIARAAVDAGALGARMTGGGFGGCVIALVPASRVSAVSVAVSAAAGNQPVITSTYAAEGASAT, encoded by the coding sequence GTGACGGTTCGGTACTCGGCACCCGGGCGGGTGAATCTGATTGGCGAGCACACCGACTACAACCTGGGTTGGTCGCTGCCGATCGCGCTGCCGCAGCGCACGTCGGTCGTTTTCGAGCCGTCCGCTGCGGACGAGCTGACCGTGTCGAGCGACCTCGCCGACGATGCGGCGCGAATCCCGTTGACCACCAAGCCCGGTGAGGTGACCGGCTGGGCCGCCTACGTGGCCGGCGTGGTCTGGGCGTTGCGCGCGGCCGGGCATCGCATACCCGGCGGCGTGCTGTCGATTAGCAGCGAGGTGCCGGTCGGGTCGGGGCTGTCTTCGTCGGCGGCCCTGGAATGTGCGGTGCTGGGCGCGCTGTGTCCCGGTATCGACCGCCTCGACCAGGCCAGGTTGGCGCAGCGCGCCGAGAACGAATACGTCGGCGCGCCAACGGGTTTGCTGGACCAGATCTCGTCGCTGTTCGGCGCGAGGGCTACCGCGCTGCTGATCGACTTTCGGGAGCTGACCGTGACACAGGTCGGCTTCGACCCGTCGTCGTCCGGTGTCGAGCTGTTGCTCATCGATTCACGTGAGCGGCACGGCCACGCCGGCGGTGAGTACGCCGCGCGCCGGTTGTCGTGCGAGCGGGCGGCCGCGGACATGGGTGTGGTGTCGCTGCGGGAGGTTAATGACGTCGCGGCGCTCGGGCGCGTCACCGACCCAGTCGACGCGCGTCGCGCTCGGCACGTGCTGACAGAGAATCAGAGGGTCCTTGATTTTGTTGCGGCGCTGCGTAATTCGGACTACGCAGCGGCCGGTCGTATCTTCACCGCTTCGCACGCGTCGATGCGCGATGACTTCGCGATCACCACGCCGCACATCGACCGGATCGCCCGCGCCGCCGTCGACGCCGGCGCCCTGGGCGCGCGAATGACCGGTGGTGGATTCGGTGGCTGCGTGATCGCGCTAGTGCCGGCCAGCCGCGTCTCTGCCGTCAGCGTCGCCGTGAGCGCCGCTGCCGGGAACCAGCCTGTGATTACGTCGACTTACGCCGCAGAGGGCGCATCCGCCACATGA
- a CDS encoding DEAD/DEAH box helicase: MPERHHTTVTAISFADLGVPERLISNLSARGITAPFPIQVNTLPDTLAGRDVLGRGKTGSGKTLAFSIPLVARLATAKRRPRHPSGLVLAPTRELATQITATLEPLAASYGLKVTTIFGGVSQTRQESALNAGVDIVVACPGRLEDLMRQRLISLDAVDITVLDEADHMADLGFLPGVTRILAATPSSGQRLLFSATLDNGVDKLVKRFLRNHVMHSVDEAHSPVPEMTHHVFHVESVGAKKELVHRLASGTGRRILFMRTKHQARKLARQLTDAGVPSVDLHGNLSQPARDRNLAAFSSGEARVLVATDIAARGVHVDEVELVVHVDPPAEHKAYLHRSGRTARAGSSGDVVTVVLPDERRDTSVLLKRAGINVRPQTVTAASESVVQLVGEIAPYQAPAPKPVVAQPSRAPRRRPNRGGERAKAAARNGQHSRRPRRSA, from the coding sequence ATGCCTGAAAGGCACCACACCACTGTGACTGCTATTTCCTTTGCTGACCTCGGCGTGCCCGAGCGACTGATCAGCAACCTGTCCGCGCGCGGAATCACCGCGCCTTTCCCGATCCAGGTCAACACCCTGCCCGACACGCTCGCAGGCCGCGACGTGCTCGGCCGTGGCAAGACCGGCAGCGGTAAGACGCTGGCCTTCTCAATCCCGTTGGTAGCTCGGCTTGCAACGGCCAAGCGGCGCCCCCGGCATCCGAGCGGCCTGGTGCTCGCCCCGACCCGCGAGCTGGCCACCCAGATCACCGCGACGCTCGAGCCGCTGGCAGCCAGCTACGGCCTCAAGGTCACCACGATCTTCGGTGGGGTCTCGCAGACCCGTCAGGAATCCGCGCTCAACGCCGGCGTCGACATCGTCGTCGCCTGCCCGGGCCGGCTGGAAGACCTGATGCGCCAACGGCTGATCAGCCTCGACGCCGTCGACATCACCGTGCTCGACGAGGCCGACCACATGGCCGACCTCGGCTTCCTGCCCGGTGTCACGCGCATCCTGGCGGCCACGCCGTCGTCCGGTCAACGGCTGCTGTTCTCCGCGACCCTGGACAACGGCGTCGACAAGCTGGTCAAGCGATTCCTGCGCAACCACGTCATGCACTCCGTCGACGAGGCCCACTCGCCGGTGCCGGAGATGACCCACCACGTGTTCCACGTCGAAAGTGTCGGCGCCAAAAAGGAATTGGTGCACCGGCTGGCGTCGGGCACCGGCCGGCGCATCCTGTTCATGCGCACCAAGCACCAGGCTCGCAAGCTGGCTCGTCAGCTGACCGACGCCGGCGTGCCGTCAGTTGACCTGCACGGCAACCTTTCTCAGCCCGCCCGCGACCGCAACCTGGCGGCCTTCTCGTCCGGCGAAGCTCGGGTCCTGGTGGCCACCGACATCGCGGCGCGCGGTGTGCACGTCGACGAGGTCGAGCTGGTGGTGCACGTCGACCCGCCAGCCGAGCACAAGGCATACCTGCACCGCTCCGGTCGCACCGCCCGCGCCGGCAGCAGCGGCGACGTCGTCACCGTCGTGTTGCCCGACGAGCGTCGCGACACCTCGGTGCTGTTGAAGCGCGCCGGGATCAACGTGCGCCCGCAGACCGTCACCGCGGCATCCGAGTCCGTCGTGCAGCTGGTCGGCGAGATCGCGCCCTACCAGGCGCCGGCTCCGAAGCCAGTGGTCGCGCAGCCTAGCCGGGCGCCCAGGCGTCGTCCGAATCGTGGCGGCGAGCGCGCGAAGGCGGCCGCCCGCAACGGCCAGCACAGCCGGAGGCCACGTCGCTCCGCCTAG
- a CDS encoding CAP domain-containing protein: protein MPLGAVAGFAAGADDFRDAIYNGVSALRQFCGPIGDDPRLTAAAQRHADDLAVNGIERGHIGSDGSSPRARVLDAGYAKPGGTSEILFWGSGTRATPSTALDLWMQSPPHRAVIEDCAFTAVGFATAWTGNTLIAVGDFAGG, encoded by the coding sequence ATGCCTCTTGGTGCCGTTGCCGGATTTGCTGCAGGCGCAGACGATTTCAGGGACGCCATTTACAACGGCGTCAGCGCACTCCGTCAGTTCTGCGGGCCAATCGGTGACGACCCGCGTCTGACGGCGGCCGCGCAACGGCACGCCGACGATTTGGCGGTCAACGGCATCGAGCGCGGCCACATCGGTTCGGACGGTTCGTCACCGCGGGCACGGGTGCTCGACGCGGGCTACGCCAAGCCGGGCGGCACCAGCGAGATCCTGTTCTGGGGCAGCGGAACCCGCGCAACTCCGAGCACGGCGCTGGACCTGTGGATGCAGAGTCCTCCCCATCGCGCGGTTATCGAGGACTGTGCTTTCACCGCGGTCGGCTTCGCCACCGCCTGGACCGGCAACACCCTGATCGCCGTCGGCGACTTCGCCGGCGGCTAG
- a CDS encoding lysylphosphatidylglycerol synthase domain-containing protein yields the protein MLVDGREVRVSGSLLQPLTRRTNDMLRVALSGALLAVVITSSLVTRTRWDGLEMSISRIVGVLTPTQSDVVYLLYGLAVLALPFMILFGLIIARQWRLLIPYAAAAILSILSLSINSAGLAAPQWHFDLNDRLRTVLSQFLDDPRWIAMLAAVLTVSGPWLPARWRHWWWGLLLAFIPIHLVVSAIVPARSVLGIAVGWFVGALVILVSGTPALEVPLDGAVRAMAKRGFAVEELRVVRPAGSGPLVLSAVTCDEDENAVVEMYGPHQRSGGALRQVWRILRLRDSETAPLQTSMRRAVEHRALMAIAVGDLGIANTATIAVGSLDRGWTLYAHKRIRGAPLKQCHTSTPVSEVWESLRKLQDHQIAHGDLRAHEITVSNGAVFFGGFGSAEYGATDNQLQADIAQLLVTTTALYGADEAVAAAIEVLGRDAVLTASRRLTKTAVPKHIRDSVNDAKAVINRSRAAVMRQTGTEKIQPESVTRFSRSQLIQLLLLGALVYVAYPFISTVPTFFNALGKANWWWALLGLAISASTYVGAAAALWASADESVNFWRLSIAQVANTFAATTTPAGVGGLALSTRILQKSGLSTTRATTAVALQQSMQVIMHVVLLILFSTAAGAGTDLSHFVPKSTMLYLIAGAALGLVGVFLLIPNVRRWLSTAVTPKLKEIVTDIAEVAREPQRMALIVLGCTGTTLGAALALWTSVEAFGGTASFVTVTVVTMVGGTLASAAPTPGGVGAVEAALIGGLAAFGVPAAVSVPSVLLYRVLTCWLPVFIGWPVMQWLTRNDMV from the coding sequence ATGCTCGTCGATGGTCGCGAAGTCAGGGTTTCGGGCAGCTTGCTGCAGCCCCTGACCCGACGCACCAACGACATGCTGCGGGTCGCGCTGTCGGGCGCGCTGCTGGCGGTCGTGATCACCAGCTCGCTGGTCACCCGCACCCGCTGGGACGGGTTGGAGATGTCCATCTCGCGCATCGTCGGCGTGCTCACGCCCACCCAGTCCGACGTGGTCTACCTGCTCTACGGCCTCGCGGTGCTGGCATTGCCGTTCATGATCCTGTTCGGGCTGATCATCGCCCGGCAGTGGCGGCTGCTGATCCCCTACGCGGCGGCGGCGATCCTGTCCATCCTGTCGCTGTCGATCAACAGCGCCGGCCTGGCCGCGCCGCAGTGGCACTTCGACCTGAACGACCGCCTGCGCACGGTGCTGTCGCAATTCCTCGACGACCCGCGGTGGATCGCCATGCTGGCCGCGGTGCTCACCGTGTCGGGCCCGTGGCTGCCGGCCCGCTGGCGGCACTGGTGGTGGGGGCTGCTGCTGGCGTTCATTCCAATCCACCTGGTGGTCAGCGCGATCGTGCCGGCCCGCTCGGTGCTGGGCATCGCGGTCGGCTGGTTCGTCGGCGCGCTGGTGATCCTGGTCAGCGGCACCCCCGCGCTCGAAGTGCCGCTGGACGGCGCGGTGCGCGCGATGGCCAAACGCGGGTTCGCGGTCGAGGAGTTGCGGGTGGTCCGGCCCGCCGGTTCGGGTCCGCTGGTGCTCTCGGCCGTCACCTGCGACGAAGACGAGAACGCCGTCGTCGAGATGTACGGGCCGCATCAACGCAGCGGCGGCGCGCTGCGACAGGTCTGGCGGATCCTGCGGCTGCGCGACAGCGAGACCGCTCCGCTGCAGACGTCGATGCGCCGCGCCGTCGAGCATCGCGCGCTGATGGCCATTGCGGTCGGCGACCTGGGTATCGCCAACACCGCCACGATCGCGGTCGGCTCCCTGGACCGAGGCTGGACGCTCTACGCCCACAAGCGGATTCGCGGAGCTCCGTTGAAGCAATGCCACACCTCGACGCCGGTGTCGGAGGTGTGGGAGTCGCTGCGCAAATTGCAGGACCACCAGATCGCCCACGGCGACCTGCGCGCCCACGAGATCACCGTCAGCAACGGCGCGGTGTTCTTCGGCGGGTTCGGCAGCGCGGAATACGGCGCCACCGACAACCAGCTCCAAGCCGACATCGCCCAGCTATTGGTGACGACGACGGCGCTCTACGGCGCTGACGAGGCCGTCGCCGCGGCGATCGAGGTGCTCGGTCGCGACGCCGTGCTGACCGCGTCACGCCGGCTCACCAAAACCGCTGTGCCGAAGCACATTCGCGACTCGGTGAACGACGCGAAGGCAGTGATCAATCGCAGCCGTGCGGCGGTGATGCGCCAGACCGGAACCGAGAAGATCCAGCCGGAATCGGTGACCCGGTTCAGCCGCAGCCAGCTGATCCAGCTGCTTCTGCTCGGTGCGCTGGTGTATGTCGCCTATCCGTTCATCAGCACGGTGCCGACGTTCTTCAACGCGCTGGGCAAGGCCAATTGGTGGTGGGCGCTGCTGGGGTTGGCGATCTCGGCGTCGACGTACGTCGGCGCCGCGGCCGCGTTGTGGGCCAGCGCTGACGAATCGGTGAACTTCTGGCGGCTGTCGATTGCACAGGTGGCCAACACTTTCGCCGCGACCACCACCCCGGCCGGTGTGGGCGGGTTGGCGCTGAGCACCCGCATCTTGCAGAAGAGCGGGCTGAGTACGACGCGCGCCACCACCGCTGTCGCGCTGCAACAGTCGATGCAGGTGATCATGCACGTCGTGCTGCTGATCCTGTTCAGCACCGCCGCCGGCGCCGGCACCGACCTGTCGCACTTCGTGCCGAAATCCACCATGCTGTACCTGATCGCCGGTGCGGCATTGGGTCTCGTCGGGGTCTTTCTGCTGATTCCCAATGTGCGACGGTGGCTTTCGACGGCGGTGACCCCCAAGCTCAAGGAGATCGTCACCGACATCGCCGAGGTGGCGCGCGAGCCCCAGCGGATGGCGTTGATCGTGTTGGGTTGCACCGGAACCACACTCGGCGCGGCGCTGGCGCTGTGGACCAGCGTCGAGGCGTTTGGCGGCACCGCGTCGTTCGTCACCGTCACCGTGGTGACGATGGTGGGCGGCACGTTGGCGTCGGCCGCGCCTACGCCCGGCGGTGTCGGCGCTGTCGAAGCCGCGCTGATCGGTGGGCTCGCAGCCTTCGGGGTGCCCGCGGCCGTCAGCGTGCCCTCCGTGCTGCTCTACCGGGTGCTGACCTGCTGGTTGCCGGTGTTCATTGGGTGGCCGGTCATGCAGTGGCTGACCCGCAACGACATGGTCTAG
- a CDS encoding class I SAM-dependent methyltransferase produces MTRTDNDSWEITESVGATALGVASARAAETERDNPLIQDPYARVFLDAAGDGVWNWHAGPELPQEVIDAEPDLPLQMEGMVSYMASRTKFFDSFFLTAANDGIKQAVILAAGLDARSWRLPWPDGVTVYELDQDRVLDFKLETLTNHGAQAEVNRKAVAVDLRHDWPKALLEAGFDPSQPSVWSAEGLMPYLPNAAQELLFERINDLAAPGSRVAVEALGPTFNDEELRAKRRARMDRVREVLAKTDPDREVPRTDDLWYFEDREPVGEWFARHGFEVTVTPAAELMEGFGRAADPKVKDLVPGNEFVFARKS; encoded by the coding sequence ATGACCCGAACTGACAACGACTCCTGGGAAATCACCGAAAGCGTCGGAGCGACAGCGCTGGGTGTGGCATCGGCCCGCGCGGCGGAGACCGAACGCGACAACCCGCTGATCCAAGACCCCTACGCGCGGGTGTTCCTCGACGCGGCCGGCGACGGCGTCTGGAACTGGCACGCCGGTCCCGAATTGCCGCAAGAGGTGATAGATGCCGAGCCCGACCTGCCGCTGCAGATGGAGGGCATGGTCAGCTACATGGCCTCGCGGACCAAGTTCTTCGACTCGTTCTTCCTCACCGCGGCCAACGACGGCATCAAGCAGGCCGTGATTCTGGCGGCGGGCCTCGATGCGCGGTCGTGGCGGCTGCCGTGGCCGGACGGCGTGACGGTCTACGAGCTCGACCAGGACCGAGTGCTGGACTTCAAGCTCGAGACGCTCACCAACCACGGCGCCCAGGCCGAGGTCAACCGCAAAGCCGTCGCCGTCGACTTAAGGCACGACTGGCCGAAGGCGTTGCTGGAGGCCGGTTTTGATCCGTCGCAGCCGAGCGTCTGGTCGGCCGAGGGCCTGATGCCGTATCTGCCGAACGCAGCGCAGGAGTTGCTGTTCGAGCGCATTAACGACCTCGCTGCGCCGGGTAGCCGCGTCGCGGTCGAGGCGCTCGGGCCGACGTTCAACGACGAAGAGCTGCGGGCCAAGCGCCGCGCACGGATGGACCGGGTCCGCGAAGTGCTGGCCAAGACCGACCCCGACCGCGAGGTGCCGCGCACCGATGACCTCTGGTACTTCGAGGACCGCGAGCCGGTCGGCGAGTGGTTCGCCCGCCACGGCTTCGAGGTGACGGTGACGCCGGCCGCCGAGCTTATGGAAGGCTTCGGCCGCGCCGCCGACCCCAAGGTCAAAGACTTGGTTCCAGGTAACGAATTCGTCTTCGCGCGAAAGAGCTGA
- a CDS encoding RND family transporter, with product MFPRLVRRWAVPIIIGWVLMTVALNVLVPPIESVARNHAVTMSPQDAPAMIAAKKIGAEFRESTSDSTAMVILEGESPLAEPAHRYYEALVRELRADHAHVQHVQDIWGDPLTAAGVQSRDGKAAYVQLTLAGDQGSTLGNESVKAVRVILHRIAPPAGLDTYLTGPAALTTDMNDAADTSMLTMMGVTGVVIMIMLFLTYRSVSTVLLVLAMVGVEMGTARGIVAMLGNNGFLGFSTFVVAMLSSLAIAAGTDYAIFLIGRYQEARQAGEDRETAYYSMFRGTSHIILGSGLTIAGATFCLHFARLAYFKALGIPSAIGLLVVVAGALTAGPAIVAVASRFGLLDSKRPVRVRGWRRIGTAAVRWPAAVFAASLAMAIAGIAIMPTMKISFNDRFYLPSDLPSSVGYAAAERHFGAATMNPDVLMVDSDHDMRNPGDMIILDKIAKEIFRTPGIAMVQSITRPLGGPVEHTSIPFQISAQSIPVRQNLQFMRDRASDMLRMSTALGTVIDSTQRMQDLVRQLGHTTHRARADIVTMKATLDEMRDHLADFDDVARPIRGYLYAEQHCFNIPVCWAVRSLFESIDGVDTFSDNMTAIIGDADDADAVIAKLTQQLSPIIAAMTTMQASLVTMHSSFTNLIDQISRMTDTATAMGEAFDASKSGDYFYLPPEAFDNPDFQRGLTLFLSPDGRAARFLITHDADPATPAGIASVTPELEAAHQAVKGSSLTEARFYLAGTAAVYRDIQAGSTYDLMIVGVAALALIFAVMLIVTRALVASLAIVGTVLLSLGAAFGLSVLLWQYIFGLPLNWIAPVFGLIILLAVGSDYNLLLVSRFQEEIGAGLKTGIIRSMGSTGGVVTSAGLVFAFTMMSMAASDLSSIGQAGTTIGLGLLFDTLIVRSLMTPSIAGLLGRWFWWPLRVSPRPSVSSFARRRIRYLEPSL from the coding sequence ATGTTTCCGCGCCTGGTCCGTCGATGGGCCGTCCCGATCATCATCGGCTGGGTGTTGATGACCGTCGCCCTCAACGTATTGGTACCGCCGATCGAGTCGGTGGCGCGCAATCACGCGGTCACCATGTCACCCCAGGACGCACCGGCGATGATCGCCGCCAAGAAGATCGGAGCGGAGTTCCGCGAATCCACCTCCGACAGCACGGCCATGGTGATTCTCGAAGGCGAATCCCCGCTCGCCGAGCCAGCGCACCGCTACTACGAGGCGCTAGTGCGCGAACTTCGGGCAGACCACGCACACGTGCAACACGTACAGGACATCTGGGGTGATCCGCTGACCGCCGCAGGCGTCCAAAGCCGCGACGGCAAAGCCGCTTACGTCCAACTCACTCTGGCCGGTGATCAAGGCAGCACGCTGGGCAACGAATCGGTCAAGGCGGTTCGGGTCATCCTCCACCGCATCGCTCCCCCGGCCGGTCTGGACACCTACCTCACGGGTCCGGCTGCCTTGACCACCGACATGAACGACGCGGCCGACACCAGCATGCTCACCATGATGGGTGTCACCGGTGTCGTCATCATGATCATGTTGTTCTTGACCTACCGCTCGGTCAGCACCGTGCTCCTGGTGCTCGCCATGGTCGGCGTCGAAATGGGCACTGCCCGCGGCATCGTCGCCATGCTGGGTAACAACGGCTTTCTCGGCTTCTCGACCTTCGTCGTCGCGATGCTTTCGTCATTGGCCATCGCGGCCGGCACCGACTACGCGATCTTTCTGATCGGGCGGTACCAGGAGGCCCGCCAGGCCGGCGAGGATCGAGAGACCGCGTACTACAGTATGTTTCGCGGTACATCGCACATCATCCTGGGCTCTGGTCTGACCATCGCCGGTGCGACCTTCTGCCTGCACTTCGCGCGGCTGGCCTACTTCAAAGCCTTGGGTATCCCGTCCGCGATCGGATTGCTCGTGGTTGTCGCCGGGGCGCTGACGGCCGGCCCGGCGATCGTGGCGGTCGCAAGCCGTTTCGGCCTGCTCGACTCCAAGCGGCCGGTCAGGGTCCGCGGGTGGCGCCGGATCGGCACCGCGGCAGTTCGTTGGCCAGCAGCGGTTTTCGCGGCTTCGCTAGCGATGGCGATTGCCGGAATCGCGATCATGCCGACCATGAAGATCAGCTTCAACGACCGGTTCTACCTTCCCTCCGACCTGCCCTCGAGTGTCGGCTACGCTGCGGCCGAACGACACTTCGGCGCGGCCACCATGAATCCCGACGTTCTGATGGTCGACAGCGACCACGACATGCGTAATCCGGGGGACATGATCATCCTGGACAAGATCGCCAAGGAAATCTTCCGCACGCCGGGAATTGCGATGGTGCAGAGCATTACCCGACCACTCGGCGGTCCCGTCGAGCACACCTCGATCCCCTTCCAGATCAGCGCACAGTCGATCCCGGTCCGGCAAAACCTGCAATTCATGCGCGACCGCGCCAGCGACATGCTGCGCATGAGCACCGCACTCGGTACGGTGATCGACTCGACGCAGCGGATGCAGGACCTAGTCAGGCAATTGGGTCACACCACACATCGCGCCCGCGCCGACATCGTCACGATGAAGGCCACTCTCGACGAGATGCGCGACCACCTCGCTGATTTCGACGATGTGGCCCGCCCCATTCGCGGATACCTTTACGCCGAGCAGCACTGCTTCAACATCCCGGTCTGCTGGGCGGTGCGCTCGCTGTTCGAGTCCATCGACGGCGTCGACACGTTCAGCGACAACATGACAGCGATCATCGGCGATGCCGACGACGCCGATGCCGTCATTGCGAAACTTACGCAACAGCTCTCGCCGATCATCGCTGCGATGACGACGATGCAGGCCAGCCTGGTGACGATGCACAGTTCGTTCACCAATTTGATCGACCAGATCTCACGCATGACCGACACTGCCACGGCGATGGGCGAAGCGTTCGACGCGTCGAAGAGCGGCGACTACTTCTACCTGCCCCCGGAAGCGTTCGACAATCCCGACTTTCAGCGCGGCCTGACGCTGTTCCTGTCGCCCGACGGCCGGGCGGCGCGCTTCCTCATCACCCATGACGCTGATCCCGCCACCCCGGCCGGGATCGCCTCGGTGACACCGGAATTGGAAGCCGCACACCAGGCGGTCAAAGGCAGCAGCCTGACGGAAGCCCGGTTCTATCTCGCCGGCACCGCCGCGGTGTACCGCGACATTCAGGCCGGGTCGACCTACGACCTGATGATCGTCGGCGTGGCGGCGCTCGCACTGATCTTCGCCGTCATGCTCATCGTCACCCGGGCGCTCGTCGCGTCACTCGCAATCGTCGGCACCGTCCTGTTGTCGCTCGGAGCCGCGTTCGGCCTCTCGGTGCTGTTGTGGCAGTACATCTTCGGGCTCCCGCTGAATTGGATCGCGCCGGTGTTCGGGCTGATCATCCTGCTCGCCGTCGGATCCGACTACAACCTGCTGCTGGTTTCGCGGTTCCAGGAGGAAATAGGGGCAGGCCTGAAAACGGGCATCATCCGGTCCATGGGCAGCACCGGAGGCGTCGTCACGTCGGCCGGCCTGGTGTTCGCGTTCACCATGATGTCGATGGCGGCCAGCGATCTGAGCTCGATCGGTCAGGCGGGCACCACGATCGGGTTGGGTCTGCTGTTCGACACCCTGATCGTCCGATCGTTGATGACCCCGTCGATCGCCGGGCTGCTCGGGCGCTGGTTCTGGTGGCCGCTGCGAGTGTCACCCCGACCGAGTGTCAGCTCTTTCGCGCGAAGACGAATTCGTTACCTGGAACCAAGTCTTTGA
- a CDS encoding MmpS family transport accessory protein: MEEVNAMLQRVSRMWVAVAVATVVALGAIAVQHLRGVFGSDAIFTETAPQARPLPQTTVKTVTYEVLGEGAASGRLSYLDANSRSHDLQFDSLPWSRTITTTLPSVLASLVAQGDESALRCRITVNGQVKDEHVAATAGTQTFCLVKAA; the protein is encoded by the coding sequence GTGGAGGAGGTCAACGCCATGCTGCAGCGAGTGAGCAGAATGTGGGTCGCAGTCGCCGTCGCTACCGTGGTCGCGCTCGGAGCCATTGCTGTACAACACCTTCGCGGCGTCTTCGGATCCGATGCGATCTTCACCGAGACGGCACCGCAGGCCAGGCCGCTCCCCCAGACCACGGTCAAGACCGTCACCTACGAGGTCCTCGGGGAAGGCGCTGCCAGCGGCCGTCTCAGCTACCTGGACGCGAACTCGCGTTCCCACGATCTGCAGTTCGACAGCCTGCCCTGGTCGCGGACGATCACCACGACCCTGCCGTCGGTCCTCGCCAGCCTGGTGGCGCAGGGCGACGAGTCGGCGCTCCGCTGCCGAATCACGGTGAACGGTCAGGTCAAGGACGAACACGTCGCGGCGACCGCCGGGACGCAGACGTTCTGTCTGGTCAAGGCGGCCTGA
- a CDS encoding metal-sensitive transcriptional regulator, with product MAKKTTPVRPSTAPAHAGPDVEATLNRLRRAHGQLGAVIGMIEQGRSCKDVVTQLAAVSRALDRAGFKIIASGLRNCLDNPDEKADGAAPLTIDELEKLFLSLA from the coding sequence ATGGCGAAGAAAACTACTCCTGTCCGGCCGTCGACAGCCCCTGCACACGCGGGTCCCGACGTCGAGGCCACGCTCAACCGGCTACGCCGAGCGCACGGCCAGCTCGGCGCCGTCATCGGAATGATCGAACAAGGCCGGAGTTGCAAGGACGTTGTGACGCAGCTCGCGGCGGTGTCCCGCGCCCTTGATCGCGCCGGCTTCAAGATCATCGCCTCGGGCTTGCGGAACTGCTTGGATAACCCCGACGAAAAAGCTGACGGCGCAGCGCCTTTGACGATCGACGAGCTCGAGAAGTTGTTCCTCAGCTTGGCCTGA
- a CDS encoding mycothiol-dependent nitroreductase Rv2466c family protein produces the protein MTDIPRVVTLWLDPVCPFSWNTARWLMAAADKIGFEIDWRLMSLAVLNDDRDMPAPLQQRMRDSKKMGQVMVALRDQLGVDAMARAYVAFGERYFDQGAALDDELITEIAPSIGLAAVTDGSLDAAVRQSHDASQKALGDVGGSPLITIDGRTLFGPVLTAVPEPDQTTAVFDAVLTLARTDEFSQLQRPRHH, from the coding sequence ATGACCGACATCCCGCGGGTGGTGACGCTGTGGCTGGATCCAGTGTGCCCGTTTTCCTGGAACACGGCGCGATGGCTGATGGCAGCCGCCGACAAAATCGGATTCGAGATCGATTGGCGACTGATGAGTTTGGCGGTCCTCAACGATGATCGCGACATGCCCGCCCCTCTGCAACAGCGGATGCGCGACTCGAAGAAGATGGGCCAGGTCATGGTTGCCCTGCGCGACCAGCTCGGCGTCGACGCGATGGCGCGGGCGTATGTGGCGTTCGGAGAGCGTTACTTCGACCAGGGCGCGGCACTCGACGATGAGCTGATCACTGAGATCGCGCCGTCTATTGGACTGGCGGCTGTGACCGACGGGTCGCTCGACGCCGCGGTGCGGCAGTCACACGACGCCAGCCAAAAGGCGCTGGGTGACGTCGGTGGCAGCCCGCTGATCACGATCGACGGCCGCACTTTGTTCGGGCCGGTGTTGACCGCGGTCCCCGAGCCTGACCAGACGACCGCGGTGTTCGACGCAGTCCTCACGCTCGCGCGGACGGACGAGTTCAGCCAGTTGCAACGCCCTCGACATCACTGA